The genomic stretch CCCAGCTCGCCAAAGCCGAAGTAGCGCTGCGTCAGAGGAGTCACCATGGTCTGGAGGTTTTTGAATAGATGTTTGCAAGGTCAGTCAGTTAGACGAAGCAACACAGGCAGAGGAGAAGATTTTTATTAAAGCTGAATGAGCACCTTTTAAGTTCTTCAAAGGCTTCATTCATTCCTGATAAAAAAGAACCGTTCTGTTTTGATATTAAAGCCATTATATAATCCAGGCCTGCACTGTCTGACTATTCAGTCACCACAGTTTAATGAGAAGAGACAAGACCTCTTCATTTCACGCTCAGGACATAGAGACTGATTATGTCCCCTCATTATACCAGTTTTACATTGAACGTTAAGCAATACTTCATTATTTTCTCAGAATAAGCCTTTACAGGTAAGGAGCAGATGGATGCAGCGTGGATGAAACCTGGGTAAAACAGCGTGACATTGCGTGAAATGTTTGGAAATTCAGGCTGATGGAGCTCGACAGTAGTTGCTCTCACCTCCAGCGCTGTCTGATTGAAGAGAGTGATGAACTGAGCTGTGAGGAGAACAACCACCTCTTCTCTCAGGAACTCTGCAGAGAGAAGGACAAACCAGAGAAACCaaaagaaaagtcagaaaacaAGCTCAAGTGCTGCCAttaaattgaaaaatgaaattaaaaaagtttatagagaagagaaaagaaaacttgGGACTATCTGAAAGTAATCCTAAGATTAAAAGAACCATGCAGGATGAATCCTGGTTAGTTGGTCATGTCCAATAAActgtagatttatttttaagaaaaagtaTGAATTGTGCTATTTTATGTCCAAAACATGATAACACAAGAAAGATGTATTTTGACAAATTCCAAATTTTGATACCAGCTTTTCCTGGAACAAAACCTCCCTTATGGAGTTGGAGGGGAGGAAAAATGAGCTGGGCTCGCTGCTAAATTTGGTTGCACATGCCAGATGGCTAGATGAATGGTTTGATATTACAGTCTGTGATTTACTATGCTTCAGTTCTCTTTGTTTAGAGTTTGCACAATTATTaacatgatttcatttttcatataCTGCTACATTACGTACCTGTATTGTGAAGTGGGGGTTAATAATGATCTTTAAAATGTAGTGTATGATATGAGTTTAAAGGGCCCCCCAGGTGATTTAATACTGCTCATACTGCCCAAACCAAAACCTTGTATACAGTTTTCAtccacattaaacaaacaagattaAGCATGTTCATTGGCTCTGAAGTTGTTGAAGGCTGTTTTCTGCTTCTATGGACTTTCTGCTAAGCTAATTAGCTCTTggctgtagatttaaaagggtaaacattaagaaaatgcagtggtTGGAATTTTCTGGTGATTGCACACTAATAACAACAtgtttatgaatactatattccatttctggtAATAGAGCcttctaaatattacacattgaaccttcaaaataaagtgttacCTATATAGTTCAGCCCAAAAACATGGTAAAAATCAATTGAGAAAACTATAAGAGGCTTAGGGAAAGCAAGACAGTTATACAGtctacttttttcttcttccagaAGCAAAAATTGACACAGGTTTTACTTGTGTTGTTTCTTGTTCTGCAACATGAACCAGACATACAAAGACGATGACAGCAAGTGAAAGATCTGCCTCAGTTTCAAAGGTTCCTCACAGATACACAAAATTTGGGCAAGATCAATAATTCACAAGCACAAACACCAGACACAGTGTAAGGGCTAAGAGACACTCCCACAGTATGTGCTAGAGCTCCACACATGCTCCAGTTTTCCTCCCGAGTTTCTAGTGTTGTAGGttttcttcaaaacaaaaaggaatCAATAAGAAGAAAGTTGGCCATTACCAATTCTGTCTCCATTTCATCCTCAAGTCAACCACAGCAAGCCAGTCAATGAAAAAAGAAGTCTGCTATCCATCCCTGTGCCACATCTTCAAAGAGTGAGATAATCGATACCAAGGTTTGAcatagtacacacacacgcagagagagagagagactaacAAAGAACAGACAAAGTTAATCAATAGCGGCATATGATCACTGCTTGATTCCCATGTAAACTTACCATGACACTAATCTAATAAGACGCCTGACatcatatatatacacacacataaacacagtctgACATGAaccagacacatacacacaagtcaAATCGCCACACAAGGAATCGGATCTGACATGCCACACAGAATTCCACAGAGAGACCCGGAGAAGGTGGAAGgaaggtgcatgtgtgtgtgagagagagtgtgtaaGAAAATCAATAGAGTAGATACAAAACATGTGCATTGGCAGTGACATGTCTTCCTACCTGAACTTCACAAATACAGTAGAGGGAAGCTGACAATCATTGCTCAGGACAGGCAGTGAAACCTGCTCACTCACCTCTGCCGGCACTGAAGTTTTTGAAGGGGTTTGAGATCAGAGAGACACCCTGGATGGCCTGTATCTCACATGAACTGGAGGCCTCCGACTGGTTGGAGACGACAGTTCTGTAGGTGAGCACAGGCTCCTCGTCGGACCCCATCAGCGGCACCTCCTCCTCATGATCCTCATCATGTTTCATCTCCACCATCACAGCCCCCTCTTCTGAGCTAACGGGCGGTAAATCCCAGTACACAACCAGGATGACGAACTGGATCATCACCCACAACAGGCACATGAAGATCTGagcataaaagaaaaacaacatggaTGTCCTTTCACAAACCTATTGAAGATAAAGCAACAGATACACAGAGgagagtgtaaaaaaaaaaaagaaattaacccagcacagtgaaataaaaagcaacatGCAGTGTCAAATTATGTGGAAAGATGGATTCAGGCGTAGTGGagctttttcatatttcatttaggCTACATCCTTGCTACAGGTGTTTTATTCAGAGTGACTCATGAGATGGAAATAGATCGATATAAGTTGTTACAGGCCTGAGTATTGCTGCAGGTGCTTTGCATTCTTCTTATTCAGAGGagaacaaagaataaaaaaatgcatgtaagCCAGGGGAGTGCAGAATACAGAGCGACACTGTCTAAAGATTGTGTCTGTATTCATGGGGCTTTTGAAGAACCTTAGATTACTGATTATCTAGATGCTGTTACCCCAGGAGATGTATACTTGTTCACAACAAAGGGCCCCAGTTTGAAATCACACAGCCGCAGGAACAGGTTGAATGCCGGCCCTGGAGAGACAGCAGGAAACACTTTAAAGAGGAGATGGAATAAAAACAGAGGACATGTAGAGACAGTAGCCTCCAACATAGTGATTTTATTGAATGTCTCCTTCTCACTGTTGAAACTGAACATAAAAGAAGACATCACAAAATCCTTCCCAATGTCTGATATTTCTCAGAAGACAGAGTATGTGGAGAGAGGTGAAATGACACGTCTCTTTGTGGTAAGATGAaggtgtgtgggggggggacCGACCGACAAGAAGGCCAGCTTGTCGACAGGCCATGATGGCAGCAAAGATACCAGCACGCTCCTCTGGCCGAGTGCTCCTAGTCAGGAAACCAAAGATGGAGGAGCCTGCTCCTGCACCGACACctgagaggaagaaaacaacGTCCTTCTGTTACAAATACACAACATGCTTTGGTATgactgcatgcatgtgtgtgtgagtgtgtgttacctgctacAAGACGACTGCATAACAACAGCCACTTAGAATAGCcaataaaatacatgaagttACCTGaggacaaataaaaataaaaagcaagcTAATTTTTAGCCATGTTAGCAGGATGGCTAAGACAGAAAATATCTACTAATGTAGAGAAATTTGTTCCATGAAATCATTAAAACCTAAACTTTCTATCCAGGACCATCACTGCATAATTTAAATTTGTCCAGTTTTATTCCTGAACAACTAAAGATATTTGCATCAGCCACAACTGTACCTTGTTTTAAGAGTTAAATAGatcatgttaacatgctaaaaagttaaattaagaTGGTGTTAATGGCAAACACTACATAGATATATACACTTACTTACATGATGATCATACTGATCATATGATAAATGATCATGGTATTAAAGTGTCTCAAATATATAGTTTAGTGTGGATTATATAGGGAGTAGCAAACTGCTGAACAGTGAGATGACTCCTGACACAGCCTATAAACCTAAGTCCTCTGATGTTCTGTATAGATCTTCTTTATCTTCTTTATATTTAACCGAAATTAAGCCGCATTGTGCTGTAAAAAGTCAAGTACAACTCACGGCCACTACAATTACAATCATGCATTGCAAAGAAAGGTCTAGATGAAAGGAATGACATAAAACCTGTTTTACTTCATAAAGTCCTATAGTGGATGAGTGAATGAGCTACAGCAATTCACACACTCATTATTTGCTCAAGATCTGACTCTGTCATGTGATTTGTCTTGTGATTTGACTACTCACCGACTATTTCAAAAAGATTTGAGAAAAGGATGATGGACTTTGTGGTTTTGCTCCTGTCTGACCAGAATCCAAAAATCGGGCCTGTGAGCAGCCCACTCAGACTGAAAGCAGACAGACCCAGGCCCAGGAAGTATGAAGGGGCCTCCAAAATCTGCAGATACATCCATATCGTAGGCAGAATGACAGCTGAGACAAATGACGCAAGATAAGTTTAGAggaaaaagggggggggggcatgtaAATGACAAGCTTGTTTACTGAcagcaaaatatatttgaattgaatttgctGCCATATTCTCTGTGATGTGTGAGTCCAGCTAAAATGCCAGGCGCATTTTTATTCCTGAGTCCGCTCTAATGAGACCATTATCTCATGTCTTCAAGTTTACAAAGCTGTAATAATAAACTTACCATATTCAACGCCGCTCAGCATAAATATCAGTCCAATGGTAAGAAAAGTCAGATTTCTCTTGTGGTGATTATCCATTCTGCTTAGTGACTTGCTGCCTTTTATACACTGACCTCAGTTTGCACATGATCAGAAATGGTCTTCAGAGTTCTAACCAAATAACAGGAGACACTCTGCGTCCAATTACAATTGCTGGCCTGGTTAATCAGAGGAATTTGTTGCACCACTGTACAAGGCAATTTCAGAGCTTCTTAGAGGTAGAAAACAAAGATCTTCTCCTATAGAGGAGGCTCAGCAGAGGTTAGACCTGTAATGTGGGACAGAACACATCAAATCAGCAATGGAGACAGTACAGACCAGTTTGAAATGGTTGCCATAGTCCGTTTTCATTAGGCATTGATGTTAAAGATGAAATTCTGTTTGAGTCATCTCCGCAGTGCAGCATCAAGCTTCAAGCTTCACAGTCATAGCAATGTCTCAGGTTACCAGGTGAGGTAAAGTACACCGAgctttatacatttttaatcttgttttttttttttcagtttcatcagaAGTGCTTGATTCTCACATAACCCTGTAAAGAAACGTGCCCGGGCTACATCTTCCCTTCTAGGGTGTAGATATGAGTAGGTTTAACTGTTTTCACAAAATAGACTCAATTTGCAAGTTCACAAATACAATAAACGATACACAGAAGTAAAGCCATGGTAATAAAATATATCTGATAAACCACAATTACATTTCCCAGAATATGAAGCTGTGAGTTTGTGATAAagtgaaatattcaaaataacaCTCTATTGTATTCAATACAGAATAAATTAGGTACGACGTCGCTGTCTGTTTTATTGAATGGTTGGCTCCATTTCCAAGCTGCTGTGGTGTTCCTAGCCTTGGGCTTATATTAAAAAGAACTGTCACCAAGTTAATTTGCCCATATGTTTTTCTAGCAACACATGAATAATACAATGAGTTTCCATTGTTTGAATAACACATATAAACTCGCTCGGCCTCTTGCACTCAAATCACACAGTGTCTGGACTGTCCAACAGGTTTCAAGCTCAACGGTCAAACAGGATAATGAGAAGGCTCAGGGTACATGTGCTTGGGTCAGTATCTTTTCTGTATGTGGTCTGTAGTTGTGTGTACAAATGGTTGATTTGGCAAACAATTGTCACTTTATGCCTTTTTCTCCTGCTCTTATGTCAAACTGACTGAGAATATATTCTGGCTCTGAACAGTGTTATCATGCCGCTTCATTTTGTGCGTTAGCAATCAAGAAGGGATTCAGCTCTTCCATGGCAAACTGCTCAGTGCAGCTGAGCCTCACAGGCCCATTGAGAGGCCATTAGCATCCTACCTGCTTTACCTGTGGCGGTTTCTATAGAAACACACATGAGGATGGAAGGTGTTGTCGCACTCAACTTTGAGCTTTGGTAAACAACAGGAGCTCCCGGGACAATAAGCTGCAGTCTAGTGCAGTCAGTCACTGCAATGCATCGGAGCCTGTtggagacacaacatgagctgttGACAAAAGGACATATGACTTGCAGATAGAGAGAAGCTTGTTAGGTGGCCATATATACATGTGGGCTGGGAGCAGGCTGAGATAGGACTTGGCATGCACTTGAACACAGCATCTCCCCGGAGGACGCTCACCATGCCCGTCAGCATCAACCTGCACGGTGCTCGCAGGCGGCAGGCACGGTAAGAGGGGCCCATCGACTGGGCCAGGCAGCTTTGAAAACACTGTTGGGAGTTCATTAACAAGGAAAATCTAATATTTAACAAAGCTTCACATTCAGGTCAACACATGAGCAATATGAGCACATGTGGTTATACACATTGTATGTGCCCACTAGTTGTGTAAAAAACAGAGGACAAGTGAAAAAGTTTGTAATATCAATTAATATTGCACTCCACACCTTCCACTGATGAAGTTAAAGACTTATTTACTTAAGGTTATTAGCCTGTGTTCCTCTGGAGAAATGGTGTCTGGGGCTTTGTGGTGTTTTCTGGAGCAATGGGCTCCTATTACAAATAGGTTCAGTTTTGTTTCTatcatgcacatgtgcattAGCACACTGGTTTCACCCAATCTGATGACTAATGTAGCAATGCCCAAAGACAGCAAAGTAGATTATTGTATGGAAAATTGGATTGAGACACCACAATATTCACAATACTATCAAAATCAATTGAGGTATATCCCTGGAGTAAATGCATGTATTTACATGAGGGTTATGTGGACccctgtgtatgtgtatgagagACACAGGGACGCCTTTCACATGGCAGCAGCACAGGAGcaggagtggagaggagggaTGGATGGGCATGGAGAGCAGCGAGCTCGGACCCAGATGCCAGCGTCAAGCCTGGGGGAGGACCGAGCCATCCTGCTGGGCTTTGCCATGATAGCCTTCTCTGGGCTCATGTTCTTTGTGGTTGGCGTCACTATGGTCAAACCCTATGTTAACAGGTACCCTGTCTGTTCATGCCACATGCAATGATGCTTGATAGACAATGTTATGATTTATAAATGTGATTTCCATTGGTAGTAcacattttactgtacattaGATTACTCTAGTAGTAACAGTAGTcaattattagtagtagtatttttaTTATACTGGCAGCTCATATTTTCATTAAATTGATTAATTAGGTgtcaataaaattaataatgttTATGGCAATCATGATTGAATCTGGATTGATTAAAAGACAGATACCCTTTGAGCCATGTTTGCTCACTgataaaagctaaaataaaaacatcagatgAGAAACAATGAGTGCCTATCCGGTGTGAGTTTACATGTGCTGGGAATGTGAGGGCCCTGGGCTGGTTACCCTGAACCTGTCCTGGCTCTTTTTTACCAGTAACTGGGAGAAGGAGGAGGCCGGCTGTGTGCTGATGCAGGCCGACATCCTGAAGGACTGGGTGGACTGCAGAGGAGTGAGCATCGTGCCATGCCTCAGAGTGACGGTTAACCTCACAGGATTCAATCAAAGTGCTTTTCTGCACTTCGATGAAGAATCGGTCCTCCTCACTTCTGAGGTAGGGATTTATGGCCGTAAATTCCAGCTTTTAGATCTGACCTTATAGCTTTATGAGTCTCGGGTTTGGATCTGCTTCACACCAGGTGTTGCTTGTCGACTGTGGGGGAGGAACCACCTGCAGATTACTCATGGCTCCAGAGGGCTGGATATGAGCATTAACACTTTATGTCTGTGTAGTACAACTGTGATGAAGGACTACTTTATTTCTCAAGATTCAGAAGTTATCCTGGTTTTAGGATCCTAGTTTAAGCCATTTGAGCTGTGGCTTAATGAAGTCAAACCACTATACTGAACTAGCTGACAGGATGTAAACTAGCAGGACTCTGGTTCCTGTACACCTATTAATAAATGAGTATCATTTATTAGGAGATTCTCTTATGCTGCACTTGAAAGAGACTgtatgaaacattttcagtaCCTGTGCAGTATATGGAGGCTAGGAAGATTGGTTCCTTTTTAACACAGCTCTGATTGCAATCAGAGCTGACAACTGTAACAAGCAGCTCACTTTAATCATATCTTTTCTTTCCTAGTGTTTCTACATTCCCAAATGTCAGATGGACAGAACAAATCTCCAAGCTGAAGCCCAGAGATTGAAAATGACCCTGGACACCCAGATGGGGAGCAGCTCATCATGCTTCACCGACCGCATGAGGCACCCAAAGGACGTGATCTTAAACAGAAAGTACACTTTGAGGAAGGCTCTGCTCGCACTGCTGTGGCCCTGTGTGATGCTGGGTGGCGGAGCTCTG from Mastacembelus armatus chromosome 17, fMasArm1.2, whole genome shotgun sequence encodes the following:
- the mfsd8l2 gene encoding major facilitator superfamily domain-containing protein 8 — protein: MDNHHKRNLTFLTIGLIFMLSGVEYAVILPTIWMYLQILEAPSYFLGLGLSAFSLSGLLTGPIFGFWSDRSKTTKSIILFSNLFEIVGNFMYFIGYSKWLLLCSRLVAGVGAGAGSSIFGFLTRSTRPEERAGIFAAIMACRQAGLLVGPAFNLFLRLCDFKLGPFVVNKYTSPGIFMCLLWVMIQFVILVVYWDLPPVSSEEGAVMVEMKHDEDHEEEVPLMGSDEEPVLTYRTVVSNQSEASSSCEIQAIQGVSLISNPFKNFSAGREFLREEVVVLLTAQFITLFNQTALETMVTPLTQRYFGFGELGNSLMYSLCGVEVILGFFFVRWLSTKVADRAVLAVGLVICCTACIWCLIFLCNPRGGYGWELTAFIIGVFLQLLGLPFVAVSQVSLFSKVTAEKTQGFSHGVRRSVGGLATILGPLWAGGLTNNLYIMLGMMLALLMMITVMMVLSYDRLTEPRAVQCAQRSDSGG
- the kcnmb3 gene encoding calcium-activated potassium channel subunit beta-3; this encodes MHLNTASPRRTLTMPVSINLHGARRRQARHRDAFHMAAAQEQEWRGGMDGHGEQRARTQMPASSLGEDRAILLGFAMIAFSGLMFFVVGVTMVKPYVNSNWEKEEAGCVLMQADILKDWVDCRGVSIVPCLRVTVNLTGFNQSAFLHFDEESVLLTSECFYIPKCQMDRTNLQAEAQRLKMTLDTQMGSSSSCFTDRMRHPKDVILNRKYTLRKALLALLWPCVMLGGGALLVAFVKLTQCLAILSSEMCSETAGGRMTSRYTQGKLYRLLRRSSMQSPS